The DNA region ACTGTTTGCTGATCTTGGACAAGGCAAGGTCGAAGACGATTGACAATTTCCTCTCATGATTGCGTAGAGTTTCTGTGCCAGAGCTTGCCCAAATCTGTCATGTCTTCTGAAGACTTTTGAATATCTCGACcatcgaggacgatgagaaCTTCTGGTACCCTGCGACCGTGACAATAGCTAGTGGTAAGCCTCCGACCCAGGTACAAATCTCATGAGCTATACCattctcttcctcgtccttggCACTGTCTTCCCAGGCCGTGAATTACAATGCATGCAGGATTCTCACTCTGGGACGATCTTCGAGTCATGAAATAATCATGAATATCTTGCATTGTGTCTTCGCGACCCACAAAAGAAGGATTCGGGGACCGGGTGATGTTGGTCACTAGGGAGGGCACATCATGGCTGCTTGAAGAAGTTGTTGGCCGACCCTCTTGCGCGCCCAGCTGCAGCCAAAGGGTGGGGGCATTTATCCCATCTTTTGAAACTTTGAAAACACATCTCCCTGAGGACGTATCCTACTTGTCTGCCTCTGTAACACCACATGCCACTTGTACCGTTCCAAAGCCCAATTCACTTACGCGAGCCCAATCTGACGTCGGCCAAATGCCCCTTGTCCAATATTTCTCTTCCTTTGAGGAGTTGAGTTTCTTTTCATCTAATTCTCGTCCTGCGGGATGCCAACTCCACCTTCGTGCTAACGGATTCTTTCGAGATaacaacctcttccaccatTCCTCACACGAACCTAGCGCCGATGGCTCTTTTCTGCCATCTCCCCGACACACTACGTCAattcccccctctcttccgACGTACCCCGAAGATCCCAGCCGCCCGCAAACATACGATGAAAGCAGCAACCGAGTGCTCCCGTCTGCAAGAGTTGACTCCCTCCATCCTTGAGATCCTACATATATCCGGGGCTGCTGGAGCTTCCGTTGGCGTTCTCGACGGTCAAACAAACCAACTGCATGTCGCTGGCTACGGGTATCGCGATGTACAGGCTGAGTTCGTTCCAAATGAGCATACGGTTTACCACCTTGCCTCTCTCCCGAAACGCTTCACGGCAGCCGCTATTGCTCTGTTAGTAGCCGATGGAAAATTGGCATTCGGAGACCGCATGTGTGATATCATTCCAGGCTTCCACCATGCAAACGGCCCAATCAATTATCAAAGCACGTTACTTGATTTCCTCTCCCATCGAACCGGCCTTGCAAGCAAGAACGCACTGTGGCAGCAAGATGGACCTGGGATTTTACTCGGTGAGAACGACACGCTACCAATGGTGTCCTATATGGAGGCCGCTCAACCGTTGGGGGAGCAACGGACTTATAGTAACTTCGGCTACGACATTTTAGCAAACTTCATTACCTCTGCGTCAGGATAGTCCTGGGGCGAGTTCGTTACTTCTCGAATACTTCAACCGTTGAGCTTGCAAGACACAACGACGGCCGCTCACCCCCCAGAAGAAAATTGGGCTCGTGGATACATGCCTGGCCCGGATGGGACGTTCACGGGTGTTGGAAGACCCCAAATTTCTGAAGGGACCGTCCAACAAGCAGCCAATGGGGTGAAGAGTAATGTCAATGATCTCTTGGTGTATTATAAGGCTGTGTTGGATGCCTGGTGTTTGGAAACGGGGCAGTGGAATAAGCCAAGACCAGAACTTGCCACCGCTCAAGACCACATATACCCCTGGATTCCGACGCTGATGGACAATGGTATAGCGCAGGGTGGGCAATAGCGGAGCTTCCCGCGCCCTTGGGGAGCATCGGCACCAACGGCATGTTCCTTCCGCCGATGCCACTGGTTGGACGCGGATGTAAAGAGGGACACGAGTGACGACGACAAATCGAAGGGACCTACGGTTTGGTATCATAACGGCAGCCTCGTTGGCTTTTTCACCTCGGTTCATATCCTTCCCGAGACTGCGCCATCATCGTTGTACTTGTCAACTCCGTACCCAAAAACGATGCAGCCAACTGGGTGGGCCAACTTCTCTTGGAAACTTGGCTGGACGACTGTAGCGAGAAGAACGACTACGTTTCCCTGGCCGAGCAGAGCGCCGCCGCCTACGATGACATGTGGGCTCGATGGCCAGACCTTGATGTGCTAACCTATGTCTTTCATTTTGGCACAGATGAGAAGGGTCATATCGAGACTCTACGGTGGGAGCATGACCCTGATGTGCCGGGCGGTGAAACATTTGTGAAGAAATCCAATAAGACCCTCGATCATAGGGCGCGCACGAGGCTCTAATGAACGGTGAAGAGGTAGTGGTGTAAAACTGGGGTGGGATTGAAAGAGACATGGTAGATTCAGTATGTATACGTACCTGTTGCGATGACAGTAACTCTCAAACTGGCTGGAACGGTTTGTAGAAGAAGCAGTTATTATGTGTCCTCGAGGCGTACTAATCTTGTATTCTTCAATGTATTGATCACTTGGCGGCTAAGATGACCCGATCTTCATTTAACCGCACAAACAACATAGGGACCCGTAAATGACATGACAATTGAAACATGGTGAGGTAATGCCGAAAGGCTACCAATTCCGCACTTTCGATATGACATCATAGACATCATCCATCTGGTCGAACCACATAAAGCTCACCGCGCAGTAACACGTGTTTGCCTTCTGTGTGACTTCCAAagaccaaccacaacaaccaaacagTTCTAGATACCATCAAGCTGTTTCCTCTCCCACTTTTCGTCCACGCATAACACCCACGGAAAGAaaccttacctacctacccaatGGCTCCCTCCCACAGCGAAGTATCCAACCGTCCCAAGAACGAGAACGACCACCTCGAGACAGGTCAGCAAATTGCCCACGGCTCCGCCGGCGACCAGAATGTTGGTCTTCCTCCCGCCCCCTTCTTGATTGTGCCCAGAGAGTAAGCTCGCTGACAAGTCCAAAAACAATAGCTCTCCCCGAAGGTCGCCCGTGCAGATAAGCAGGCTCCTGCACCTGAACACGAGCATGGGGCCGGAATTCCGGGTATGAATGCCAGTGGAGGCTCCAGTCAGGGGCTGTCGACGGGGCCGAATGCTGGTCAAGGGAAGGGACCGCTGAAGCCTTGAAGTGATTGGGCGCGCGGCTTCATTGGTGATGCTTCTAGGTCGTTAATAAAAGCCTTCATATTGACTTACTGGCTTGATTCATCACATCACTTTAATGTGCAGTGCGGCCTGACTGCAAGGGGGTTGTAAGATTGCGCAGTTGAGGGTTAATACGGACTGGGAACTTGGGACTTGGGATTTGGGAAATTTCCAACAAAGAGGTGTAAATTAGCTTAGCTCGCGGCCAGCGAGTAGGTTTGGCAGATAATTTGAAACAGTCGGGTTGAGCCAAGTATCGCGGTCTTACACACGCATATGTTGGTAGAACGCGGAAGTGGTAATCATGTTGTCTTCTTCGCAAACATCTAGCAGTATCTTCCGTCTatctcaaggccaagaactCAACAGCTGATAACCTAGAGACTCCAGGCGCCTGAAATTACATGATTTACAACTTCCTTTGTCTACCAAAGGTGTTAGGCCCTGGGGGCTTATTGTCCAACACGCCCTCAATCTCCTCTAACACATCAGGCG from Podospora pseudoanserina strain CBS 124.78 chromosome 1, whole genome shotgun sequence includes:
- a CDS encoding hypothetical protein (EggNog:ENOG503PHJ1), giving the protein MAPSHSEVSNRPKNENDHLETGQQIAHGSAGDQNLSPKVARADKQAPAPEHEHGAGIPGMNASGGSSQGLSTGPNAGQGKGPLKP